One Paenibacillus riograndensis SBR5 DNA segment encodes these proteins:
- a CDS encoding ABC transporter ATP-binding protein translates to MSKEDKTSLMNKSMRGLNPVGSIGHPKEKVKNYKGTVKRILGYLDKYKLQVLMVCLMTVASTLFSIFSPKIMGDATNILAEGISGRLKNTAGAHIDFAAIRSIIFILFSIYLISAVFSYLQQHFMVNISQKIVFQIREDLNRKMARLPLKFFDLYSHGELLNRVTNDVDTIGVTLQQNLTQLISAVILIVGVLAMMLLISPLLTLVTVVTIPLSVLSIKFLAGRSQPYFIAQRRAAGELNGHVEEMYTGLTVVEAYGLEQESEEKFREINGRLCEAGVKSQFITGFMMPLMDFINNIGYIVVCVAGGIFVIHGKIKIGDIQAFIQYSKQFSRPINQISNIMNSFQATIASAERIFEVLDAMEELKDMEAAEAIAIANPQGRVGYHNVSFAYDGGEALLRNVDFQVEKGNTVAIVGPTGAGKTTLVNVLMRFYEINQGEIRIDGVDIRDMQRAGLRRMFGVVLQDTWLFHGTIKDNIAYGCPNCTFAEIIHAAELAHADHFIRTLPDGYDTVINEEASNLSQGQKQLLTIARAFLTHPPILILDEATSNVDTRTEIYIQKAMNTLMKGKTSFVIAHRLSTIRNADIILVIDQGTVIEQGSHLELLAKRGAYFDLYHSQFDSQGPDLHPVTAAGNSIHS, encoded by the coding sequence ATGAGCAAGGAGGATAAAACCTCGTTAATGAACAAATCTATGAGAGGCCTCAATCCGGTAGGCTCCATTGGTCACCCCAAAGAAAAGGTCAAAAACTATAAAGGCACGGTCAAACGAATTCTGGGATATCTGGATAAATATAAGCTGCAGGTGTTAATGGTATGTCTGATGACTGTGGCCAGTACACTATTCAGTATTTTCAGCCCTAAAATAATGGGGGATGCCACCAATATCCTGGCAGAAGGGATTTCCGGCAGACTGAAGAATACTGCTGGAGCCCATATTGATTTTGCGGCGATTAGAAGTATCATATTCATTCTGTTCAGCATCTATCTGATTAGTGCGGTCTTCTCCTATTTGCAGCAGCATTTCATGGTGAATATTTCACAAAAAATTGTTTTTCAAATAAGGGAAGATTTGAACCGGAAGATGGCCCGGCTGCCCTTGAAATTTTTTGATTTGTACTCCCATGGCGAGTTATTGAACCGTGTGACCAATGATGTGGATACAATCGGAGTCACCCTGCAGCAGAATCTTACCCAGCTGATTTCGGCCGTAATTCTCATTGTTGGAGTGTTGGCCATGATGCTGCTGATCAGCCCTTTATTAACCTTGGTCACAGTAGTAACCATTCCATTAAGTGTCTTATCGATCAAGTTTTTGGCGGGACGGTCGCAACCCTATTTTATCGCCCAGCGCAGAGCTGCGGGGGAGCTTAACGGGCATGTGGAAGAAATGTACACAGGTCTAACTGTCGTAGAGGCCTACGGGCTGGAACAAGAATCGGAGGAGAAGTTCAGGGAGATCAACGGCAGGCTGTGTGAAGCGGGGGTGAAGTCCCAGTTTATTACCGGCTTTATGATGCCCTTAATGGATTTCATCAATAACATCGGGTATATCGTAGTGTGCGTTGCCGGTGGGATTTTCGTAATTCATGGAAAAATAAAGATAGGCGATATTCAAGCCTTTATTCAGTATTCTAAGCAGTTTTCCCGGCCGATTAACCAAATCTCGAATATTATGAACAGCTTTCAGGCTACGATCGCATCCGCTGAACGGATTTTTGAAGTACTGGATGCGATGGAAGAGCTGAAAGACATGGAAGCTGCAGAGGCTATTGCCATTGCGAACCCCCAGGGCCGGGTCGGCTACCACAACGTCAGCTTTGCGTATGATGGGGGAGAGGCTCTGCTCCGGAATGTTGATTTTCAAGTGGAGAAGGGGAACACTGTGGCTATTGTAGGTCCAACGGGGGCCGGGAAAACTACGCTGGTCAATGTGCTGATGCGGTTTTATGAAATTAATCAAGGGGAGATCCGGATTGATGGCGTGGACATCAGAGATATGCAGCGGGCCGGTCTGCGGAGAATGTTCGGTGTGGTCCTTCAGGATACCTGGCTGTTTCATGGAACGATCAAGGACAATATAGCTTACGGCTGCCCCAATTGCACCTTTGCGGAGATTATCCATGCTGCGGAGCTGGCCCATGCTGATCATTTTATCCGGACTTTGCCGGACGGCTATGATACTGTGATCAACGAGGAAGCTTCGAATCTCTCCCAGGGGCAAAAACAATTACTGACCATCGCAAGGGCTTTTCTTACCCACCCGCCGATTCTGATTCTGGATGAAGCAACCAGCAATGTAGATACACGTACGGAGATATATATTCAGAAGGCTATGAACACCTTGATGAAGGGGAAAACCAGCTTTGTTATCGCCCACAGGCTGTCCACTATCCGCAATGCGGACATTATTCTGGTGATCGATCAGGGGACGGTAATTGAACAGGGCAGCCATCTGGAGCTTTTGGCCAAAAGAGGAGCTTACTTTGACCTCTATCACAGCCAATTCGATTCTCAGGGGCCGGATCTGCATCCGGTGACTGCAGCAGGAAACTCTATTCATTCATAA
- a CDS encoding ABC transporter ATP-binding protein, translated as MRFLKPYRVHISLIFILAFCQAMAEVYLPTLMSDIVNKGILRKDTRYILEIGEYMILVALFNAVVITLTSYISAKVTVGYGSSLRTAVFAKVQSFSLRELDQIGTASLINRTTNDITQFQQIFTTMLRVIIVPMILIGSIIMAVSKNAQLSLVFLAVLPVLGLCTAVIGKKSMRFFKAMQEKLDQLNLIARENLKGIRVIRAFHQMEGETQRFHEASKDLTAVSVKANLTIALVMPLMMLIMNAATLAVLWYGGKFIGSGSMQIGDLMAYIQYMMQIIICIVFVSMMFSVMPRARASAERIQEVLALTPDIQDKRQGRSGESGKGRIEFRNVTFSYPGAERPALRDVSFLAGPGKTLAIIGGTGSGKSALINLIPRFYDSQEGSILLDGVDIKEIPLQSLRARMGVVPQQTVLFGGTVADNLRVGSRNAAPEEIRKAAEMAQAHEFILRMEGGYAAEITQGGTNLSGGQKQRLAIARALVRRPDIYIFDDSFSSLDFTTDLHLRNALKKETSAATVIIVAQRVSTVMDADTILVMDQGCIAGMGTHKELLDTCAAYKEIVSSQLSGEASA; from the coding sequence ATGAGATTTTTAAAGCCATATAGAGTTCACATCAGTTTGATTTTCATATTAGCCTTTTGTCAGGCCATGGCGGAGGTCTATCTGCCTACATTAATGTCAGACATAGTGAATAAGGGAATCCTAAGAAAAGATACCCGTTATATTCTGGAAATTGGGGAGTATATGATTCTGGTGGCTTTATTTAATGCAGTGGTCATTACATTGACCAGTTATATATCTGCGAAGGTCACGGTAGGTTACGGAAGCTCTCTGCGCACTGCTGTGTTTGCCAAAGTACAGAGTTTTTCGCTGCGGGAATTGGATCAGATAGGTACGGCTTCCCTTATTAACCGCACAACAAATGATATTACACAGTTCCAGCAGATATTCACGACGATGCTGCGCGTGATTATTGTTCCGATGATCCTGATTGGAAGCATCATTATGGCTGTTTCCAAAAACGCACAGCTTTCTCTGGTTTTTCTGGCAGTTCTGCCGGTTCTCGGACTATGTACTGCTGTTATCGGGAAGAAAAGTATGCGTTTCTTCAAGGCAATGCAGGAGAAGCTGGATCAGTTAAACCTGATTGCCCGCGAGAATCTGAAGGGGATCAGGGTTATCCGCGCTTTTCATCAAATGGAGGGCGAGACCCAAAGATTTCATGAAGCGAGCAAAGACCTGACGGCTGTATCGGTAAAAGCAAACCTGACCATCGCGCTGGTCATGCCGCTGATGATGCTGATCATGAATGCAGCTACTTTGGCGGTACTATGGTACGGAGGGAAGTTCATTGGCAGCGGGAGTATGCAGATTGGGGATCTGATGGCATACATCCAATATATGATGCAGATCATTATATGCATCGTGTTTGTTTCGATGATGTTTTCGGTAATGCCGCGGGCCAGAGCCTCGGCGGAACGGATTCAGGAGGTTCTTGCGCTTACCCCGGACATTCAGGACAAGCGCCAGGGCCGGAGTGGTGAATCCGGCAAAGGCCGCATTGAATTCCGGAATGTCACCTTTAGTTATCCGGGGGCGGAGCGCCCGGCTTTGCGGGATGTTTCCTTTCTGGCGGGTCCGGGCAAGACCCTGGCCATTATCGGCGGCACCGGCTCCGGAAAATCCGCGTTAATCAATCTCATCCCCCGTTTTTACGATTCACAGGAGGGGAGTATTCTCTTGGATGGCGTGGACATCAAGGAGATTCCGCTGCAGAGCCTTAGAGCCAGAATGGGGGTAGTCCCGCAGCAAACGGTTCTCTTCGGGGGCACGGTTGCTGATAACCTCAGGGTTGGCAGCAGGAATGCAGCTCCAGAGGAGATCAGGAAGGCTGCTGAAATGGCCCAGGCCCATGAGTTCATCCTCCGTATGGAAGGCGGATATGCTGCGGAAATAACACAAGGCGGGACGAATCTTTCCGGCGGACAGAAGCAGCGGCTCGCCATAGCCCGTGCACTGGTCCGTAGACCGGATATCTATATTTTTGACGATAGCTTCTCATCCCTTGATTTCACTACGGACCTTCATTTAAGAAACGCGCTTAAGAAAGAGACATCGGCAGCTACCGTAATTATTGTTGCGCAAAGAGTAAGTACGGTCATGGATGCAGATACCATTCTTGTCATGGATCAGGGCTGCATAGCCGGCATGGGGACGCATAAGGAACTGCTCGATACCTGTGCGGCTTATAAAGAAATCGTCTCCTCACAGCTGTCAGGGGAGGCGTCGGCATGA
- a CDS encoding alpha-amylase family glycosyl hydrolase → MLRKKTRSYVSWLVIFALCFSLFGLSGGASASNTDYTVTYTNSTAAAVTLHWTANNWTDSTDTVMSKSGSTFTANISVPEGATLIYCYHITAPTDYWDSNGGKNWTVVIPAEGKYEGESAVLSGGAKVNTDHTGYSGTGFVDGYNVPGATATFTVQASTAGTYNATLHYANASGSAKTVSIYVNGSKVKQTTLASLANWNTWGDQTETLSLLAGNNTIAYKYDSNDSGNINLDYMTLSAGITPTPTATATPTATATPTATATPTATATPTATATPTATATPTATATPTATATPTATVTPTATATATPAAGITVHVKKPSSWNSMRIHYWNLSPATVPTSGAWPGILMNSDGNDWYSYTIAGAASASMIFNDGSGKQTADLSRNVKESWFYTDNMWYEANPELPKIPVISVSPAPKTYDSAQTVKLSSTNSGDKIYYTTNGSTPTAASALYTSPIQVASSMTIKAFGVNSTGQAGNVASFAYVIDLNADLQAPTITPNLPVGHSDTAVTVSFNIKDNKAATTRAYYTDDGTEPTAGSKAYISGNAMAGLTGPSILISKTTTLKFLVIDGAGNQTTQSFVYNIGKSGDFREDSIYFVITSRFYDGDPSNNEHAWDDAKANNPDSDPAWRGDFKGLIQKLDYIKALGFSAIWITPVVQNASGYDYHGYHAINFAKVDPRYESAGASYQDLINAAHAKGIKIIQDVVVNHTGNFGEENLFPMFKKDETKPDTVSNLLKITDKLPSNYDSMTPDQQYQARIALMKTAETNNNMYHTEKSLSWESYTVQTGQIAGDCVDLNTENPVVDQYLIDSYNQYIDMGVDAFRLDTVKHVSRYIFNKYFIPAWKTRGGSDFFMFGEVATRYRDVWNSGIPAISTPFYTWKSAKSYPGDSTNDYASNKASVEQEWADNSTTAGQPTSNNAFLNGNTYHAPDYSMKSGMDVIDFPMHWAFKTAQEAFSMRSGDQFYNDATWNVTYVDSHDYAPDQAPENQRFAGTQDTWAENLALMFTFRGIPAIYYGSEIEFKKGVVLDVGPNAPLSATGRAYYGDHIEGSVTVQDYGKYTNATGTLAESLNYPLAKHIRQLNLIRRAVPALQKGQYSTENVSGNLAFKRRYTDSAKGIDSFALVTISGNATFTGIPNGTYVDAVTGDTKTVTNGTITLTCSGKGNARVYVLNGKGGIGETGPYLK, encoded by the coding sequence GTGTTGAGAAAAAAAACCAGGTCATATGTTTCATGGTTAGTCATTTTTGCACTTTGTTTTAGCTTGTTCGGGCTGTCCGGCGGGGCTTCTGCAAGCAATACCGATTATACAGTAACCTATACGAATTCTACGGCAGCTGCCGTGACGCTGCATTGGACTGCAAATAACTGGACAGATTCTACGGACACGGTTATGTCCAAGAGCGGGTCTACATTTACTGCAAACATTAGTGTGCCAGAAGGTGCTACATTAATTTATTGCTATCACATTACGGCGCCTACGGATTATTGGGATAGTAATGGCGGGAAGAACTGGACGGTGGTTATACCGGCTGAGGGGAAGTATGAAGGCGAAAGCGCGGTTTTGTCTGGAGGGGCAAAGGTAAATACCGATCACACCGGGTATTCAGGGACCGGGTTTGTGGATGGATACAATGTTCCCGGAGCAACTGCAACTTTTACCGTTCAGGCTTCAACAGCAGGCACTTATAATGCCACTCTCCATTACGCTAACGCAAGCGGAAGTGCGAAGACAGTTTCCATATACGTCAACGGAAGCAAAGTTAAACAGACAACCTTGGCAAGTCTGGCAAACTGGAACACCTGGGGTGACCAAACCGAAACCCTCTCCTTACTGGCAGGGAATAATACGATTGCATACAAATATGATTCTAATGACAGTGGTAATATTAATCTTGATTACATGACACTTTCTGCTGGAATTACTCCAACGCCTACAGCAACAGCCACGCCTACAGCAACAGCCACGCCTACAGCAACGGCAACGCCTACAGCAACAGCCACGCCTACAGCAACGGCAACGCCTACAGCAACAGCCACGCCTACAGCAACGGCAACGCCTACAGCAACAGCCACGCCTACAGCAACGGTAACACCTACAGCAACGGCAACTGCAACACCAGCAGCCGGGATAACGGTTCATGTGAAGAAACCCTCAAGCTGGAATTCAATGCGAATCCATTACTGGAATCTGAGTCCAGCAACCGTTCCGACAAGCGGGGCATGGCCGGGAATTCTGATGAATTCCGACGGAAATGACTGGTACAGCTATACGATTGCCGGAGCCGCGAGTGCCAGTATGATTTTTAATGACGGCAGCGGTAAACAGACGGCCGATTTGTCCCGCAATGTGAAGGAGTCCTGGTTTTACACGGATAACATGTGGTATGAAGCCAACCCGGAACTCCCCAAAATTCCAGTGATTTCAGTCTCTCCTGCACCAAAAACATATGATTCTGCCCAGACGGTGAAGCTTTCCAGCACCAATAGCGGGGATAAAATTTACTATACAACCAACGGTTCAACACCTACGGCAGCATCAGCCTTGTATACCTCGCCAATTCAGGTGGCTTCCTCTATGACCATCAAGGCTTTTGGTGTGAACTCAACCGGTCAGGCAGGAAATGTAGCTTCTTTCGCTTATGTCATTGACTTAAATGCCGATTTACAGGCTCCAACCATCACTCCGAATTTGCCTGTGGGGCATTCCGATACTGCGGTTACCGTATCCTTTAACATAAAAGATAACAAGGCAGCAACCACAAGGGCATATTATACCGATGATGGTACGGAACCAACCGCAGGTTCTAAAGCTTATATTTCTGGCAATGCAATGGCCGGTTTGACGGGACCTTCCATCCTGATCTCCAAAACCACCACCCTGAAGTTCCTTGTGATAGACGGAGCTGGGAATCAAACCACACAAAGCTTTGTCTACAATATTGGAAAGTCGGGAGATTTCCGGGAGGACAGCATTTATTTCGTCATCACTTCGCGGTTCTATGATGGCGATCCAAGTAACAACGAGCACGCATGGGATGATGCCAAGGCGAATAATCCGGATTCGGACCCGGCTTGGAGAGGAGACTTTAAAGGGCTGATTCAAAAGCTGGATTACATCAAAGCCCTCGGATTCAGTGCCATCTGGATTACACCTGTTGTGCAGAATGCGAGCGGTTACGATTATCACGGGTACCACGCGATCAATTTTGCCAAAGTAGACCCAAGGTATGAATCTGCGGGAGCCTCCTATCAAGATTTAATCAATGCCGCGCATGCAAAAGGGATAAAAATTATTCAGGATGTCGTTGTCAATCATACCGGCAATTTCGGTGAAGAGAATTTGTTCCCCATGTTCAAGAAAGATGAGACCAAGCCGGATACCGTCAGCAACTTGCTCAAAATAACGGATAAGCTGCCGTCAAACTATGATTCCATGACACCCGATCAGCAATATCAGGCAAGAATTGCCTTAATGAAGACGGCGGAGACAAACAATAACATGTACCATACGGAGAAAAGCCTTTCCTGGGAATCCTACACCGTACAGACAGGACAGATTGCCGGAGACTGCGTCGACCTCAACACGGAGAATCCTGTAGTTGACCAATATCTGATTGACTCCTATAACCAATATATTGATATGGGTGTTGACGCTTTCCGTCTCGATACAGTGAAGCATGTGAGCCGGTATATTTTCAATAAATACTTTATTCCTGCCTGGAAGACAAGAGGAGGCTCGGACTTCTTCATGTTTGGTGAAGTGGCCACCCGCTACAGAGATGTATGGAACAGCGGAATTCCGGCAATTTCGACGCCGTTTTATACCTGGAAATCTGCGAAATCGTATCCGGGCGATAGTACAAATGATTACGCTTCCAACAAAGCGTCGGTTGAACAGGAGTGGGCAGACAATTCTACTACAGCAGGCCAGCCTACTTCGAACAATGCTTTCCTGAACGGCAATACCTATCATGCGCCTGACTATTCGATGAAATCGGGTATGGATGTAATTGATTTTCCGATGCATTGGGCTTTCAAGACAGCACAGGAAGCCTTCAGTATGAGAAGCGGTGACCAATTCTATAATGATGCAACCTGGAATGTAACCTATGTCGACTCTCATGACTATGCACCGGACCAGGCTCCGGAAAATCAGCGGTTTGCGGGTACACAGGATACTTGGGCTGAGAATCTCGCGCTGATGTTCACCTTCCGGGGAATTCCCGCCATCTACTATGGCTCGGAAATCGAGTTCAAGAAGGGAGTAGTCCTCGATGTAGGTCCAAACGCACCGCTCAGCGCAACAGGCCGTGCTTACTATGGCGATCACATAGAAGGCAGCGTTACGGTTCAGGATTACGGTAAATATACGAATGCAACCGGCACGCTTGCCGAATCGCTGAATTATCCTTTGGCGAAGCATATCAGACAGCTGAATCTGATCAGAAGAGCGGTTCCAGCCTTACAGAAAGGCCAGTATTCTACAGAGAATGTATCAGGGAACCTGGCATTTAAAAGAAGATACACTGACAGCGCCAAAGGCATTGACAGCTTTGCCTTGGTTACGATTTCGGGAAATGCTACCTTTACCGGGATTCCGAACGGAACCTATGTGGATGCGGTGACTGGCGATACCAAAACCGTTACCAACGGTACGATTACCCTGACATGCTCCGGCAAAGGGAATGCAAGGGTCTATGTCCTGAACGGCAAAGGCGGAATTGGAGAGACCGGACCTTATCTGAAATAA
- a CDS encoding methyltransferase, whose translation MTNATKSEQSMPTIFPQAVVMQIVSGLGFSLAVKTAVELGVFSAFNNGKITVSAMAESLSLNAPALSRLLKALQSISLVTQDEEGNYEVTEYGATLLTGKSPRSLEPLVKYLLHETVVQSMVEMKYSIQTGKPAFEKVFGEQWYGNHEMKDNYLQTMDKAMEIYSRMSLPALLASYPFGQYDVIVDVAGGLGQLISGVLQSVPEAKGILFDLPETIERASANIGGSEIGERCTLVPGSMFEQIPSGGSLYMISKVLNDWDDEHVVSILANIRKVMTREAKLIIIENLPAKEGLSPEEAFRDLLFLVCSEGGSVRNLAELGKLVDQAGLDILAVKQTPSKFSIIECAVR comes from the coding sequence ATGACAAATGCAACGAAAAGTGAACAGTCCATGCCCACAATTTTTCCCCAGGCTGTAGTTATGCAGATTGTATCTGGTTTAGGATTTTCTCTTGCTGTCAAAACCGCAGTGGAGCTAGGTGTGTTCAGTGCCTTTAACAACGGGAAAATTACAGTCTCTGCTATGGCAGAATCCCTGAGCTTGAATGCCCCGGCCCTGTCCAGGCTGTTAAAGGCACTCCAATCCATAAGCCTGGTGACTCAAGACGAAGAGGGAAACTATGAAGTTACGGAGTATGGAGCCACCCTTCTCACCGGGAAATCTCCCAGATCCCTGGAGCCGCTGGTGAAATACCTGCTGCATGAGACCGTAGTGCAGTCAATGGTTGAGATGAAATATAGCATTCAGACAGGCAAACCTGCATTTGAGAAGGTTTTTGGCGAGCAATGGTACGGAAATCATGAGATGAAAGACAATTATTTGCAAACCATGGACAAAGCTATGGAGATCTACTCCAGGATGAGTCTGCCCGCCCTGCTAGCGTCCTACCCGTTCGGTCAATATGATGTCATCGTTGATGTGGCCGGAGGGCTCGGTCAGCTGATTTCCGGAGTGCTGCAATCGGTTCCCGAAGCTAAGGGGATCTTGTTCGATCTTCCCGAAACGATAGAAAGGGCCAGTGCGAATATCGGAGGGTCAGAAATCGGAGAACGTTGCACACTGGTCCCAGGCAGCATGTTTGAGCAGATACCCTCCGGCGGCAGTCTATATATGATCAGCAAGGTGCTGAATGACTGGGACGACGAGCATGTCGTCAGTATTCTTGCCAACATCCGCAAGGTCATGACAAGGGAGGCCAAGCTGATTATTATCGAGAATCTCCCGGCGAAAGAGGGACTGTCCCCGGAAGAGGCCTTCCGTGATTTATTGTTCCTGGTCTGCTCCGAAGGCGGAAGTGTCCGGAATCTGGCCGAGCTGGGCAAGCTGGTTGATCAAGCCGGATTGGATATCTTGGCCGTCAAGCAAACACCAAGTAAATTTTCCATAATCGAATGTGCAGTCCGATAA
- a CDS encoding SAM-dependent methyltransferase, whose product MSNLEVHSIGKIRSNESGTFITLEKKFIPALQSLEGFSHINVLWWISDHDDEHSRSVLQTESPYKGSPEVMGIFATRSPMRPNPIALTAAEIIQIDFEKGIIQVAFMDAYDNTPVLDIKPYTPSLDRVETPGVPAWCSRWPKSTEESGSFNWAEVFNF is encoded by the coding sequence ATGAGTAATTTAGAAGTACATTCCATTGGCAAGATTCGCAGCAACGAGAGCGGTACTTTCATTACATTGGAAAAAAAATTCATTCCGGCTTTACAATCATTAGAGGGTTTTAGCCATATCAATGTACTTTGGTGGATTAGCGATCACGACGACGAGCATTCGCGCTCCGTACTGCAAACCGAGTCACCGTACAAAGGCTCTCCCGAGGTCATGGGGATTTTTGCTACAAGGTCGCCTATGCGTCCTAATCCGATAGCGTTGACCGCAGCGGAAATTATCCAAATCGACTTTGAAAAGGGCATAATTCAAGTGGCATTTATGGATGCATACGACAATACTCCCGTTCTTGATATTAAGCCTTACACGCCCAGCCTTGACAGGGTTGAAACCCCCGGTGTCCCGGCATGGTGCAGCAGGTGGCCGAAAAGTACTGAAGAATCTGGTTCCTTTAATTGGGCAGAAGTTTTTAATTTTTAA
- a CDS encoding MerR family transcriptional regulator — translation MFKIGEFSKLTQISIRMLRYYDEVGLLKPAETDKWTGYRMYSVEQIPVLNKIIYLRDSGFNVSEIAVALDKMDDKSLIEQLDAKYAEIEKTIQDNIVKLRKIEVAKKELLGQKNEIHYNISIKSIPSYQVLSLRRIIRDYYAEGELWQELSAFAEENHIHIYSNTFSIYHDIEYKESHVDVELCLPVKKQGKSTNCFTYRNTEPIPTMACTMVCGDFTNIAGAYIAFAEWLQQNSQYKMSGQTRQIVHCGPWNENNPEKYLIELQIPLEIV, via the coding sequence ATGTTCAAAATAGGAGAATTTTCTAAATTGACACAAATTTCAATCCGAATGCTCCGATACTATGATGAAGTAGGACTTTTAAAGCCAGCAGAAACCGACAAGTGGACAGGATACCGTATGTATTCGGTCGAGCAAATACCTGTTCTAAATAAAATTATTTATCTCCGGGATAGTGGATTTAATGTTTCGGAAATTGCAGTAGCCCTTGACAAAATGGATGATAAATCGCTTATAGAACAGCTTGACGCAAAATATGCGGAAATAGAAAAGACAATTCAAGATAACATAGTTAAATTAAGAAAAATCGAAGTCGCTAAAAAGGAGCTTTTAGGGCAGAAAAATGAAATTCACTATAACATTTCAATTAAGTCCATTCCAAGTTATCAAGTTCTATCCCTGCGTAGAATCATTCGGGACTATTACGCCGAGGGCGAACTATGGCAAGAGTTATCTGCTTTTGCCGAAGAAAACCACATACATATTTACAGTAATACTTTTTCTATTTATCACGACATAGAGTACAAAGAGTCTCATGTGGATGTTGAGCTATGCCTTCCTGTAAAAAAACAGGGAAAAAGTACAAACTGCTTTACCTATCGAAATACCGAGCCTATACCCACGATGGCTTGCACAATGGTATGTGGTGATTTCACTAATATAGCTGGAGCATATATAGCTTTTGCTGAATGGCTGCAACAGAACAGCCAATATAAGATGTCCGGGCAAACACGGCAAATCGTACACTGTGGCCCATGGAATGAGAATAATCCAGAAAAATACCTAATAGAACTTCAAATACCATTGGAGATTGTATAA